The Brachyhypopomus gauderio isolate BG-103 chromosome 2, BGAUD_0.2, whole genome shotgun sequence genome contains a region encoding:
- the eea1 gene encoding early endosome antigen 1 isoform X1: MFRRILQMTPGKGGSQTPESDLPSAEMNNESSEGFICPQCMKSHNSAEELFKHYEIFHETQDQPSQLGPARDDLTLLRQEVQDLQASLKEERWFSGELKKELDKVQGQLKQGQQSDGQAAADESELELKLHEAETEKFNIKQMKDLFEQKAAQLATEIVDIKSRYDEEKSVRELVENRVSNLQQELQREREEKEKLSTELLQRPGVEDVEVLKKELVQVQTLMDNMTREREQESERLKSQYEQLQANFTTSEIRKLEATISQLKTELQKGPQEAAVYTQQIHKLQEKSQLLSEKLAHREKENQEVEKRLAQEQTSRKSLQASLHQRELELQESQARGAAGASSLARAQAEVAERGEEAARLRQELAELEKIQQELKAERKQLQQKKEERESQGLQQQSEISQLHAKLLEAERQLGEVQGRLKEQRQLSGEKLKDREQQVAEGHLKLSRLEEQLKEATTRTTDLQQQLEKSKQQHQELQALQQSTNSKLREGQNDLEQVLRQIGDKDQKIQNLEALLQKSKASLSQLEAEREDLCAKIQAGEGEAALLSQLQEKNHALQEQITQLTDKLRNQSESHKQAQENLHEQLQEQKSQGRTAQDRCQTLEGTVADLTSQLTESKERVAQLDTQLKAKTEMLLSAEAANTTQRADLQNHLETAQNALQDKQQELSKVQAQLEEQVCKLQERQVQCVQLDASLKESRDKLLLAEQRTDTLETQAKKAEAELEGLRSAREQAQIASQTQQEQLGELNKKNTELSHLLDAEKQGAAALRVELQEKTSALVEVQTRLEETERGRASLQTSLDQAAEQSQALRTSLEQKLQSLGGELQKVRKQADLQAQELASGKESLRKTSSALEDSQKQLEKEKKRNSAALEEKEKSHQKALQEIQNNAQSTTKELSAARSRLEKMAEVEKGVQAQLVTLRAQLQQSQDMVQEREKSFQQLSEARASSDQEVKKLQGLLEELQSAQTKKTEELAKLHQQVAVLSEELSSQQKQRADLQKTCDGTQQSLAQLQSDYYGRESELSALRQDLKVCEEKLALTQEELLASTNQLSSQESLIQDLRKGSEALETEMSRRAETLRQQEEAMHTLQGQQELTQEELKKQLAQVENLKVVQGDLEKERSKLSSELKALTNKSSKELKELQAARQMLLQQKVELQGRVEAGQAAVEQEQREHQNTRDSITHIQQQHKTQTDKLLSQLAAEARSKEEVEKHGEEAQARLSVQVSALNENVATLKRELQGSQRRVGELEKQTDELRGEIAVLEATVQNNQDERRALLERCVKGEGEIEKLQTKVVELRRKLDDTTAAMQELGRENQSLQIKQSQSLTRKWAEDNEVQSCMGCGRGFSVTIRKHHCRHCGNIFCAECSCRNALTPSSKKPVRVCEACYEELQG; the protein is encoded by the exons AGCTGGAACTGAAGCTGCACGAGGCAGAGACAGAAAAGTTCAACATCAAACAGATGAAAGACCTGTTTGAGCAGAAGGCTGCCCAGTTGGCCACTGAGATAGTAG ACATCAAGTCTCGCTACGATGAAgagaagagtgtgagagagctGGTGGAGAACAGAGTGTCCAACCTTCAGCAggagctgcagagagagagagaggagaaagaaaaacTGTCCACAGAACTG CTCCAGAGACCCGGCGTAGAGGACGTGGAGGTGTTGAAGAAGGAGCTGGTCCAGGTGCAGACGCTCATGGACAACATGACACGCGAGAGGGAGCAGGAGTCCGAACGGCTCAAGAGCCAGTACGAACAGCTGCAGGCGAACTTCACTACCTCGGAG ATTCGTAAATTGGAG GCGACCATCTCTCAGCTGAAGACAGAGCTGCAGAAGGGTCCTCAGGAGGCTGCAGTGTACACCCAACAGATACACAAGCTCCAGGAAAAGAGCcag CTGCTCTCTGAGAAGCTGGCCCACAGGGAGAAGGAGAACCAGGAGGTGGAGAAGCGTTTGGCCCAGGAGCAGACCTCCAGAAAGAGCCTGCAGGCCAGCCTGCACCAGCGGGAGCTGGAGCTCCAGGAGAGCCAGGCGCGGGGGGCGGCAGGGGCGTCCTCGCTGGCCCGTGCCCAGGCCGAGGTGGCGGAGCGCGGGGAGGAGGCGGCCCGGCTCCGGCAGGAGCTGGCGGAGCTGGAGAAGATCCAGCAGGAGCTGAAGGCGGAACGCAAGCAGCTGCAGCAGAAGAAGGAGGAGCGTGAGAGTCAGGGCCTGCAGCAGCAGAGCGAGATCAGTCAG CTACACGCGAAGCTGCTGGAGGCGGAGCGGCAGTTGGGGGAGGTGCAGGGGCGGCTGAAGGAGCAGAGGCAGCTGTCCGGAGAAAAGCTGAAGGATCGGGAGCAGCAGGTGGCTGAAGGGCACCTCAAACTCTCCCGCTTGGAGGAGCAG CTGAAGGAGGCAACCACCAGGACCACAGATCTTCAGCAGCAACTGGAGAAGTCCAAACAGCAGCACCAAGAACTGCAGGCCCTCCAGCAGAGCACCAACAGCAAGCTCCGAGAAGGCCAG AATGACTTGGAACAAGTCCTGCGTCAGATTGGTGACAAAGACCAGAAGATCCAGAACCTGGAAGCCCTGCTGCAGAAGAGCAAGGCCTCCTTGAGCCAGCTGGAGGCGGAGCGAGAAGACCTGTGCGCCAAGATCCAGGCGGGAGAAGGAGAGGCTGCCCTGCTCAGCCAGCTACAGGAGAAGAACCACGCGCTGCAGgagcag ATAACCCAGCTGACAGACAAGCTGAGGAACCAGTCAGAGAGCCATAAGCAAGCCCAGGAGAACCTGCATGAGCAGCTGCAGGAGCAGAAGAGCCAGGGGCGCACGGCACAGGACCGCTGCCAGACACTAGAGGGCACCGTGGCCGACCTCACAAGCCAGCTCACAGAGAGCAAGGAAAGGGTGGCACAGCTTGACacccag CTGAAAGCTAAGACGGAAATGCTGCTGTCAGCTGAAGCTGCCAACACTACCCAGCGAGCAGACCTCCAGAACCACCTCGAAACTGCCCAGAATGCACTGCAGGACAAGCAACAG gagttgAGTAAGGTGCAGGCCCAgctggaggagcaggtgtgtaagCTGCAGGAGCGGCAGGTTCAGTGTGTTCAGCTGGACGCCAGTCTGAAGGAGAGCAGAGACAAACTACTGCTGGCAGAGCAGAGAACTGACACGCTGGAGACACAGGCcaag aaagcaGAGGCGGAGTTAGAGGGACTGCGCTCTGCACGAGAACAGGCACAGATTGCAAGTCAAACGCAGCAGGAGCAGCTGGGTGAGCTGAACAAGAAGAACACGGAGCTCAGCCACCTGCTGGACGCCGAGAAACAGGG GGCAGCAGCGCTGCGAGTGGAGCTGCAGGAGAAGACCTCTGCACTGGTGGAGGTGCAGACACGACTGGAGGAGACAGAGCGGGGACGGGCCTCCCTGCAGACCAGCTTGGACCAGGCAGCTGAGCAGAGCCAGGCACTACGGACCAGCCTGGAGCAGAAACTGCAGAGCCTGGGCGGAGAGCTACAGAAAGTCCGGAAGCAGGCAGACCTGCAGGCTCAGGAGCTGGCCTCGGGGAAGGAGAGTCTGAGGAAGACCTCCTCAGCCCTGGAGGACAGCCAGAAGCagctggagaaggagaagaagaggaaCAGTGCAGCcctggaggagaag GAGAAATCTCACCAGAAGGCCCTGCAGGAGATTCAGAACAACGCACAGTCCACGACCAAAGAGCTGAGTGCAGCCAGGTCTCGTCTGGAGAAGATGGCAGAG GTGGAGAAGGGTGTGCAGGCCCAGCTGGTGACTCTACGTGCACAGCTGCAGCAATCTCAGGATATGGTGCAGGAGCGAGAGAAGAGCTTCCAGCAGCTGTCGGAGGCCCGGGCCTCCTCTGACCAGGAGGTGAAGAAGCTGCAGGGTCTCCTGGAGGAGCTGCAGAGTGCCCAGACCAAGAAG ACAGAGGAGCTGGCGAAGCtccaccagcaggtggcagtgctCTCTGAAGAGCTGAGCTCACAGCAGAAGCAGCGTGCAGATTTGCAGAAGACATGTGACGGCACCCAGCAGAGCCTGGCCCAGCTGCAGTCCGACTACTACGGCAGGGAGTCGGAGCTGTCCGCCCTGCGCCAGGACCTGAAG gtgtgtgaggagaagttGGCCCTGACTCAGGAGGAACTTCTGGCCAGCACTAACCAGCTGAGCAGCCAAGAGTCCCTGATCCAGGACCTGAGGAAGGGCAGCGAGGCCCTGGAGACGGAGATGAGCAGGAGGGCGGAGACACTGAGACAGCAGGAGGAGGCCATGCACACGCTACAGGGACAGCAG gagcTGACCCAGGAAGAGCTGAAGAAGCAGCTTGCTCAGGTGGAGAACCTGAAGGTAGTGCAGGGTGATCTGGAGAAGGAGCGATCCAAGCTGAGCTCCGAGCTCAAAGCTCTGACTAACAAGAGCAGCAAG gagctgAAGGAGCTCCAGGCGGCGAGACAGATGTTGCTGCAGCAGAAGGTGGAGCTGCAGGGACGGGTGGAGGCGGGACAGGCTGCTGTGGAGCAGGAACAGAGGGAACACCAGAACACCCGGGactccatcacacacatacagcagcagcacaaaacCCAGACGGACAAGCTGCTTAGTCAACTG GCGGCGGAGGCGAGGTctaaggaggaggtggagaagcaTGGGGAGGAGGCGCAGGCTCGTCTCTCCGTGCAGGTGTCTGCGCTGAACGAGAACGTAGCCACCCTGAAGAGGGAGTTGCAGGGCAGCCAGCGGCGCGTGGGCGAGCTGGAGAAGCAGACGGACGAGCTGCGTGGCGAGATCGCCGTGCTGGAGGCCACCGTGCAGAACAACCAGGACGAGCGCCGCGCCCTGCTGGAGAG GTGTGTGAAAGGTGAGGGGGAGATTGAAAAGTTGCAGACCAAAGTAGTGGAGCTGAGGAGAAAACTAGATGATACAACAGCAGCCATGCAGGAGCTGGGCAGAGAGAACCAGTCcttacag aTCAAACAGTCGCAGTCGCTCACGCGGAAGTGGGCAGAAGATAACGAGGTGCAGAGCTGCATgggctgtgggaggggcttctcCGTCACCATCCGCAAG CACCACTGTCGCCACTGCGGGAACATCTTCTGTGCAGAGTGCTCGTGTAGGAATGCCCTGACGCCCTCCTCCAAGAAGCCCGTCCGAGTGTGTGAGGCATGCTACGAGGAGCTTCAGGGCTGA
- the eea1 gene encoding early endosome antigen 1 isoform X2, whose protein sequence is MFRRILQMTPGKGGSQTPESDLPSAEMNNESSEGFICPQCMKSHNSAEELFKHYEIFHETQDQPSQLGPARDDLTLLRQEVQDLQASLKEERWFSGELKKELDKVQGQLKQGQQSDGQAAADESELELKLHEAETEKFNIKQMKDLFEQKAAQLATEIVDIKSRYDEEKSVRELVENRVSNLQQELQREREEKEKLSTELLQRPGVEDVEVLKKELVQVQTLMDNMTREREQESERLKSQYEQLQANFTTSEATISQLKTELQKGPQEAAVYTQQIHKLQEKSQLLSEKLAHREKENQEVEKRLAQEQTSRKSLQASLHQRELELQESQARGAAGASSLARAQAEVAERGEEAARLRQELAELEKIQQELKAERKQLQQKKEERESQGLQQQSEISQLHAKLLEAERQLGEVQGRLKEQRQLSGEKLKDREQQVAEGHLKLSRLEEQLKEATTRTTDLQQQLEKSKQQHQELQALQQSTNSKLREGQNDLEQVLRQIGDKDQKIQNLEALLQKSKASLSQLEAEREDLCAKIQAGEGEAALLSQLQEKNHALQEQITQLTDKLRNQSESHKQAQENLHEQLQEQKSQGRTAQDRCQTLEGTVADLTSQLTESKERVAQLDTQLKAKTEMLLSAEAANTTQRADLQNHLETAQNALQDKQQELSKVQAQLEEQVCKLQERQVQCVQLDASLKESRDKLLLAEQRTDTLETQAKKAEAELEGLRSAREQAQIASQTQQEQLGELNKKNTELSHLLDAEKQGAAALRVELQEKTSALVEVQTRLEETERGRASLQTSLDQAAEQSQALRTSLEQKLQSLGGELQKVRKQADLQAQELASGKESLRKTSSALEDSQKQLEKEKKRNSAALEEKEKSHQKALQEIQNNAQSTTKELSAARSRLEKMAEVEKGVQAQLVTLRAQLQQSQDMVQEREKSFQQLSEARASSDQEVKKLQGLLEELQSAQTKKTEELAKLHQQVAVLSEELSSQQKQRADLQKTCDGTQQSLAQLQSDYYGRESELSALRQDLKVCEEKLALTQEELLASTNQLSSQESLIQDLRKGSEALETEMSRRAETLRQQEEAMHTLQGQQELTQEELKKQLAQVENLKVVQGDLEKERSKLSSELKALTNKSSKELKELQAARQMLLQQKVELQGRVEAGQAAVEQEQREHQNTRDSITHIQQQHKTQTDKLLSQLAAEARSKEEVEKHGEEAQARLSVQVSALNENVATLKRELQGSQRRVGELEKQTDELRGEIAVLEATVQNNQDERRALLERCVKGEGEIEKLQTKVVELRRKLDDTTAAMQELGRENQSLQIKQSQSLTRKWAEDNEVQSCMGCGRGFSVTIRKHHCRHCGNIFCAECSCRNALTPSSKKPVRVCEACYEELQG, encoded by the exons AGCTGGAACTGAAGCTGCACGAGGCAGAGACAGAAAAGTTCAACATCAAACAGATGAAAGACCTGTTTGAGCAGAAGGCTGCCCAGTTGGCCACTGAGATAGTAG ACATCAAGTCTCGCTACGATGAAgagaagagtgtgagagagctGGTGGAGAACAGAGTGTCCAACCTTCAGCAggagctgcagagagagagagaggagaaagaaaaacTGTCCACAGAACTG CTCCAGAGACCCGGCGTAGAGGACGTGGAGGTGTTGAAGAAGGAGCTGGTCCAGGTGCAGACGCTCATGGACAACATGACACGCGAGAGGGAGCAGGAGTCCGAACGGCTCAAGAGCCAGTACGAACAGCTGCAGGCGAACTTCACTACCTCGGAG GCGACCATCTCTCAGCTGAAGACAGAGCTGCAGAAGGGTCCTCAGGAGGCTGCAGTGTACACCCAACAGATACACAAGCTCCAGGAAAAGAGCcag CTGCTCTCTGAGAAGCTGGCCCACAGGGAGAAGGAGAACCAGGAGGTGGAGAAGCGTTTGGCCCAGGAGCAGACCTCCAGAAAGAGCCTGCAGGCCAGCCTGCACCAGCGGGAGCTGGAGCTCCAGGAGAGCCAGGCGCGGGGGGCGGCAGGGGCGTCCTCGCTGGCCCGTGCCCAGGCCGAGGTGGCGGAGCGCGGGGAGGAGGCGGCCCGGCTCCGGCAGGAGCTGGCGGAGCTGGAGAAGATCCAGCAGGAGCTGAAGGCGGAACGCAAGCAGCTGCAGCAGAAGAAGGAGGAGCGTGAGAGTCAGGGCCTGCAGCAGCAGAGCGAGATCAGTCAG CTACACGCGAAGCTGCTGGAGGCGGAGCGGCAGTTGGGGGAGGTGCAGGGGCGGCTGAAGGAGCAGAGGCAGCTGTCCGGAGAAAAGCTGAAGGATCGGGAGCAGCAGGTGGCTGAAGGGCACCTCAAACTCTCCCGCTTGGAGGAGCAG CTGAAGGAGGCAACCACCAGGACCACAGATCTTCAGCAGCAACTGGAGAAGTCCAAACAGCAGCACCAAGAACTGCAGGCCCTCCAGCAGAGCACCAACAGCAAGCTCCGAGAAGGCCAG AATGACTTGGAACAAGTCCTGCGTCAGATTGGTGACAAAGACCAGAAGATCCAGAACCTGGAAGCCCTGCTGCAGAAGAGCAAGGCCTCCTTGAGCCAGCTGGAGGCGGAGCGAGAAGACCTGTGCGCCAAGATCCAGGCGGGAGAAGGAGAGGCTGCCCTGCTCAGCCAGCTACAGGAGAAGAACCACGCGCTGCAGgagcag ATAACCCAGCTGACAGACAAGCTGAGGAACCAGTCAGAGAGCCATAAGCAAGCCCAGGAGAACCTGCATGAGCAGCTGCAGGAGCAGAAGAGCCAGGGGCGCACGGCACAGGACCGCTGCCAGACACTAGAGGGCACCGTGGCCGACCTCACAAGCCAGCTCACAGAGAGCAAGGAAAGGGTGGCACAGCTTGACacccag CTGAAAGCTAAGACGGAAATGCTGCTGTCAGCTGAAGCTGCCAACACTACCCAGCGAGCAGACCTCCAGAACCACCTCGAAACTGCCCAGAATGCACTGCAGGACAAGCAACAG gagttgAGTAAGGTGCAGGCCCAgctggaggagcaggtgtgtaagCTGCAGGAGCGGCAGGTTCAGTGTGTTCAGCTGGACGCCAGTCTGAAGGAGAGCAGAGACAAACTACTGCTGGCAGAGCAGAGAACTGACACGCTGGAGACACAGGCcaag aaagcaGAGGCGGAGTTAGAGGGACTGCGCTCTGCACGAGAACAGGCACAGATTGCAAGTCAAACGCAGCAGGAGCAGCTGGGTGAGCTGAACAAGAAGAACACGGAGCTCAGCCACCTGCTGGACGCCGAGAAACAGGG GGCAGCAGCGCTGCGAGTGGAGCTGCAGGAGAAGACCTCTGCACTGGTGGAGGTGCAGACACGACTGGAGGAGACAGAGCGGGGACGGGCCTCCCTGCAGACCAGCTTGGACCAGGCAGCTGAGCAGAGCCAGGCACTACGGACCAGCCTGGAGCAGAAACTGCAGAGCCTGGGCGGAGAGCTACAGAAAGTCCGGAAGCAGGCAGACCTGCAGGCTCAGGAGCTGGCCTCGGGGAAGGAGAGTCTGAGGAAGACCTCCTCAGCCCTGGAGGACAGCCAGAAGCagctggagaaggagaagaagaggaaCAGTGCAGCcctggaggagaag GAGAAATCTCACCAGAAGGCCCTGCAGGAGATTCAGAACAACGCACAGTCCACGACCAAAGAGCTGAGTGCAGCCAGGTCTCGTCTGGAGAAGATGGCAGAG GTGGAGAAGGGTGTGCAGGCCCAGCTGGTGACTCTACGTGCACAGCTGCAGCAATCTCAGGATATGGTGCAGGAGCGAGAGAAGAGCTTCCAGCAGCTGTCGGAGGCCCGGGCCTCCTCTGACCAGGAGGTGAAGAAGCTGCAGGGTCTCCTGGAGGAGCTGCAGAGTGCCCAGACCAAGAAG ACAGAGGAGCTGGCGAAGCtccaccagcaggtggcagtgctCTCTGAAGAGCTGAGCTCACAGCAGAAGCAGCGTGCAGATTTGCAGAAGACATGTGACGGCACCCAGCAGAGCCTGGCCCAGCTGCAGTCCGACTACTACGGCAGGGAGTCGGAGCTGTCCGCCCTGCGCCAGGACCTGAAG gtgtgtgaggagaagttGGCCCTGACTCAGGAGGAACTTCTGGCCAGCACTAACCAGCTGAGCAGCCAAGAGTCCCTGATCCAGGACCTGAGGAAGGGCAGCGAGGCCCTGGAGACGGAGATGAGCAGGAGGGCGGAGACACTGAGACAGCAGGAGGAGGCCATGCACACGCTACAGGGACAGCAG gagcTGACCCAGGAAGAGCTGAAGAAGCAGCTTGCTCAGGTGGAGAACCTGAAGGTAGTGCAGGGTGATCTGGAGAAGGAGCGATCCAAGCTGAGCTCCGAGCTCAAAGCTCTGACTAACAAGAGCAGCAAG gagctgAAGGAGCTCCAGGCGGCGAGACAGATGTTGCTGCAGCAGAAGGTGGAGCTGCAGGGACGGGTGGAGGCGGGACAGGCTGCTGTGGAGCAGGAACAGAGGGAACACCAGAACACCCGGGactccatcacacacatacagcagcagcacaaaacCCAGACGGACAAGCTGCTTAGTCAACTG GCGGCGGAGGCGAGGTctaaggaggaggtggagaagcaTGGGGAGGAGGCGCAGGCTCGTCTCTCCGTGCAGGTGTCTGCGCTGAACGAGAACGTAGCCACCCTGAAGAGGGAGTTGCAGGGCAGCCAGCGGCGCGTGGGCGAGCTGGAGAAGCAGACGGACGAGCTGCGTGGCGAGATCGCCGTGCTGGAGGCCACCGTGCAGAACAACCAGGACGAGCGCCGCGCCCTGCTGGAGAG GTGTGTGAAAGGTGAGGGGGAGATTGAAAAGTTGCAGACCAAAGTAGTGGAGCTGAGGAGAAAACTAGATGATACAACAGCAGCCATGCAGGAGCTGGGCAGAGAGAACCAGTCcttacag aTCAAACAGTCGCAGTCGCTCACGCGGAAGTGGGCAGAAGATAACGAGGTGCAGAGCTGCATgggctgtgggaggggcttctcCGTCACCATCCGCAAG CACCACTGTCGCCACTGCGGGAACATCTTCTGTGCAGAGTGCTCGTGTAGGAATGCCCTGACGCCCTCCTCCAAGAAGCCCGTCCGAGTGTGTGAGGCATGCTACGAGGAGCTTCAGGGCTGA